In Bacteroidales bacterium, the following proteins share a genomic window:
- a CDS encoding N-acetyltransferase → MEKEYFAHETAVVDEGCQIGRGTKIWHFSHVMRDCVIGENCNIGQNVVISPEVILGKNVKIQNNVSIYTGVTCEDDVFLGPSMVFTNITNPRSAVIRRGQYEKTLVRRGASIGANATIVCGHDIGEFAFIGAGAVVTKEVLPYALVVGNPARQIGWMSEFGHRLEFDENGTAVCPESKERYELKNGRVRKI, encoded by the coding sequence ATGGAGAAAGAATATTTCGCCCACGAAACGGCTGTCGTTGACGAGGGCTGTCAAATAGGGAGAGGAACAAAAATCTGGCACTTTTCGCACGTGATGAGAGATTGTGTGATCGGTGAAAATTGCAACATCGGACAGAATGTAGTCATTTCGCCGGAAGTGATCCTGGGGAAAAATGTGAAGATTCAGAACAACGTTTCAATTTATACCGGGGTAACCTGCGAGGATGATGTTTTCCTTGGGCCATCGATGGTTTTTACCAACATTACCAACCCGCGAAGTGCTGTAATACGCAGGGGGCAGTATGAAAAAACGCTGGTTAGGCGGGGCGCATCAATAGGCGCCAACGCAACTATTGTCTGTGGCCATGATATAGGGGAGTTTGCCTTTATTGGCGCCGGTGCGGTGGTTACCAAAGAGGTCCTTCCTTACGCACTGGTTGTTGGAAATCCTGCCAGGCAAATCGGTTGGATGAGCGAGTTTGGACATCGCCTTGAGTTTGACGAAAACGGAACAGCCGTTTGTCCTGAAAGCAAAGAGAGATATGAACTGAAAAATGGAAGAGTCAGGAAAATTTGA
- a CDS encoding DegT/DnrJ/EryC1/StrS family aminotransferase, giving the protein MKEIRMVDLKGQYDKIKHEIDAAIQEVINTTSFINGPAVRDFQADLEKYLDVKHVIPCANGTDALQVAMMGLDLKPGDEVITTSFTFIATAEVIALLKLTPVLVDVDPDTFNIDPAAIRKAITPKTKAIVPVHLFGQCADMEEILKIAAEFKLYVIEDTCQAIGSDFIFSDGTVKKAGTMSDVSGMSFFPSKNLGCFGDGGAIFTNNDDLAKQMRSVVNHGMTVRYYHDHIGVNSRLDSIQAAVLKVKLKYLDEYIMARRAAADFYDHAFAGHPKLKTPFRAVNTTHVFHQYTLVTSNLNRDEMQQFLASKNIPAMIYYPVPMHIQKAYQDPRYKEGDFPVTEHLCRTVISLPMHTELDETQLAYITSAVLEFANK; this is encoded by the coding sequence ATGAAAGAGATACGGATGGTTGACCTTAAAGGTCAGTATGATAAAATTAAACATGAGATTGATGCTGCAATCCAGGAAGTGATCAACACTACTTCATTCATTAATGGCCCTGCAGTGAGAGATTTTCAGGCCGATCTGGAGAAATACCTTGACGTGAAACATGTGATTCCCTGTGCCAATGGAACCGATGCGTTGCAGGTAGCCATGATGGGGCTTGATCTGAAACCCGGGGACGAGGTGATCACCACGTCGTTCACATTTATTGCCACAGCAGAGGTCATTGCCCTTTTAAAACTCACACCTGTCCTTGTGGATGTTGACCCCGACACCTTCAACATTGACCCTGCAGCCATCCGCAAAGCCATTACCCCCAAGACAAAAGCCATCGTTCCGGTGCATCTTTTCGGTCAGTGTGCCGACATGGAGGAAATTCTGAAGATTGCCGCCGAGTTTAAACTCTATGTGATTGAGGACACGTGCCAGGCCATTGGTTCCGATTTCATTTTCAGCGACGGAACCGTAAAAAAAGCGGGCACAATGAGTGATGTTTCCGGGATGTCGTTTTTCCCTTCCAAAAACCTGGGTTGTTTTGGCGATGGCGGCGCTATTTTCACCAACAATGATGACCTGGCCAAACAAATGCGCAGTGTGGTCAATCACGGGATGACTGTTCGTTATTATCATGATCATATTGGTGTCAATTCAAGACTGGACAGCATTCAGGCCGCCGTATTAAAGGTTAAATTGAAATATCTCGACGAATATATCATGGCACGGCGCGCAGCTGCCGACTTTTACGATCATGCCTTTGCCGGTCATCCAAAGTTGAAAACACCTTTCAGGGCTGTCAACACCACACATGTTTTTCATCAATATACGCTGGTTACCAGCAACCTGAACCGCGATGAGATGCAGCAATTCCTTGCTTCAAAAAACATCCCGGCCATGATCTACTACCCCGTACCGATGCACATTCAGAAAGCCTACCAGGACCCGCGCTACAAAGAGGGCGACTTCCCGGTGACAGAGCACCTGTGCAGAACAGTTATTTCGTTACCCATGCACACCGAACTGGATGAAACGCAATTAGCGTACATCACCTCGGCAGTGCTTGAATTTGCAAATAAATAA
- a CDS encoding ferritin, producing the protein MISKRLEQAINDQIKVEEQSSRIYMAMASWCEVKGLPGAAKFLYTHSDEERMHQLKFVHFLNTRGGHAVLQAVEQPAAEYKSVEELFDHVLKHEQFVTRKINDLVDICLEEKDHTTNNFLQWFVTEQIEEESLVQDVVDKIKLVGESKVGNFHIDMYLAGLAAAEAAGEAV; encoded by the coding sequence ATGATTTCAAAAAGATTAGAGCAAGCGATCAATGATCAGATAAAAGTTGAAGAACAGTCATCAAGAATTTACATGGCAATGGCTTCGTGGTGCGAAGTAAAAGGCCTGCCTGGTGCAGCAAAATTCCTTTATACGCACAGCGATGAGGAGCGTATGCACCAGTTAAAGTTCGTTCATTTTCTCAATACAAGAGGTGGTCATGCCGTTCTTCAGGCAGTTGAGCAACCGGCAGCCGAGTACAAATCAGTAGAAGAATTGTTTGATCATGTGCTGAAGCATGAGCAGTTTGTAACCAGGAAAATTAATGATCTGGTGGACATTTGTCTTGAAGAAAAAGACCACACCACCAACAACTTCCTTCAGTGGTTTGTCACCGAGCAGATCGAGGAGGAAAGCCTTGTGCAGGATGTAGTAGATAAGATCAAACTTGTCGGCGAGTCGAAAGTGGGCAATTTCCATATCGACATGTATCTTGCAGGCCTTGCTGCTGCTGAAGCCGCCGGTGAAGCAGTGTAA
- a CDS encoding sodium:solute symporter family protein, which produces MTWLIFWISIYMIVIIYFTLRHVKSEDAEGYLVNNRKTKLLPLVFTTLATFVGGGTSMGLMAMGYESGFAAVGIGVAYVIGFFILSKYAGKINRLGFARSIYSLPGFLNLSYTDKSNRSHSRYFSSVVSGVNIFIFFFLLAAQFVGMASLLEYSFEIGYLPAAIISCLIVIFYTAFAGLGGVIITDMIQFIIIIFMIIAIFIPGIYKDTEGLQRLSELPETMLWGTHYGWLFLIGLPLFLAPSVMVRMDIWQRMLAAQSSQTARRTSIISGLGMLPFYIIFPLVGMSVRLMMGGDILSKDVAYLFLDRHTTSFILGFAIVGLLSALMSSGDSFLNLISISAVKDFVGWRQKEKVDSLNQTQAKVRITAVVFGVVALFMALSFPKIVDLMVVGLGTIVIFVPVTFLALIRKEVHHFKHAALASISAGFIVNLFFFILGLLRPEIFEPKSSFIPAFLVALVVLLIAVRFCKMSKIN; this is translated from the coding sequence ATGACCTGGCTGATATTCTGGATTTCGATTTACATGATTGTAATTATCTACTTCACGCTCAGGCATGTAAAGTCCGAAGATGCTGAGGGTTATTTGGTCAACAATCGTAAAACCAAACTCCTGCCACTTGTTTTCACAACACTGGCCACCTTTGTCGGTGGCGGTACTTCCATGGGACTGATGGCCATGGGGTACGAATCGGGCTTTGCAGCAGTTGGAATTGGTGTGGCTTATGTGATCGGATTTTTCATCCTTTCAAAATATGCCGGGAAAATCAATCGCCTTGGGTTCGCCAGATCAATCTATTCCCTGCCCGGGTTTCTGAATCTCAGCTATACCGATAAGTCCAACCGTAGCCATTCGCGTTATTTCTCATCTGTTGTCAGTGGTGTCAACATCTTCATTTTCTTTTTCCTGCTTGCTGCCCAGTTTGTCGGAATGGCCTCCCTGCTCGAGTATTCGTTTGAAATCGGCTACCTGCCTGCAGCTATTATTTCCTGCCTGATCGTGATATTTTACACCGCTTTTGCCGGGCTGGGCGGGGTTATTATTACGGATATGATCCAGTTTATCATTATCATTTTTATGATCATTGCAATTTTCATTCCCGGCATTTACAAGGACACCGAAGGATTGCAGCGACTTTCGGAACTGCCTGAAACAATGCTATGGGGAACTCACTATGGTTGGTTGTTCCTGATCGGACTTCCCCTTTTTCTTGCGCCGTCGGTTATGGTGAGGATGGACATCTGGCAGCGGATGTTAGCCGCCCAAAGTTCGCAAACAGCCAGGAGAACAAGTATCATTTCAGGCTTGGGAATGTTGCCTTTTTACATCATTTTTCCCCTGGTTGGGATGTCGGTCAGGTTAATGATGGGTGGTGATATCCTGTCAAAAGATGTGGCCTATCTTTTTCTTGACCGGCATACTACATCTTTTATTCTGGGATTTGCTATTGTAGGACTTCTTTCGGCGCTGATGTCATCGGGCGACAGCTTTCTCAATCTGATTTCTATTTCGGCAGTAAAAGATTTTGTTGGCTGGAGGCAAAAAGAAAAAGTTGATTCATTAAATCAAACGCAGGCCAAGGTGAGAATTACAGCCGTTGTTTTTGGCGTTGTGGCTTTGTTTATGGCGCTTTCGTTTCCCAAAATTGTTGACCTGATGGTGGTGGGGCTTGGAACCATTGTCATTTTTGTGCCGGTTACATTTCTGGCATTGATCCGCAAAGAGGTGCATCATTTTAAACATGCTGCACTGGCGAGTATTTCGGCAGGCTTTATTGTAAACCTGTTTTTCTTTATTCTGGGATTGTTAAGACCGGAAATCTTTGAACCAAAATCATCCTTCATACCTGCTTTTCTTGTTGCTTTGGTTGTGTTGCTGATTGCGGTTCGTTTTTGTAAAATGTCAAAAATAAACTGA
- a CDS encoding nucleoside deaminase — protein sequence MMDFFSDEYFMREALKEAREAFEKDEVPVGAVIACNNRIIARAHNLTEQLTDVTAHAEMQAFTAASNFLGSKYLDGCTLYVTLEPCAMCAGAAYWTQISRIVFGAFDPKRGFTLLDQNLLHPKTELLKGILQNESSELLQEFFMKKRE from the coding sequence ATGATGGATTTTTTCTCTGATGAATATTTTATGAGAGAGGCGCTCAAAGAGGCACGCGAGGCTTTTGAAAAGGATGAGGTTCCCGTGGGGGCGGTCATCGCCTGCAACAACCGGATTATTGCCCGGGCACACAACCTCACCGAGCAACTCACCGATGTAACAGCACATGCCGAGATGCAGGCTTTCACTGCCGCCTCCAACTTCCTCGGCAGTAAATACCTCGATGGCTGTACGTTGTATGTCACCCTCGAACCCTGCGCGATGTGCGCCGGAGCTGCTTACTGGACGCAGATTTCAAGGATTGTCTTTGGCGCCTTCGACCCAAAAAGAGGTTTTACTTTACTGGATCAAAACCTACTTCACCCAAAAACTGAGCTTTTGAAAGGTATATTGCAAAACGAAAGCAGTGAACTTTTACAGGAATTTTTCATGAAAAAGAGGGAATAG
- a CDS encoding TIGR01212 family radical SAM protein (This family includes YhcC from E. coli K-12, an uncharacterized radical SAM protein.), which produces MEYIWGHQRRFNGYSEYFKRQFGGRVQKVSVDAGFTCPNRDGSIGTGGCTYCNNDAFNPSYCSPKKSIRQQIEEGIEFHSRRYRRAEKFLVYFQAYSNTYDSLERLKTIYDQALEVDRVAGLVIGTRPDCIDDEKLDYFQHLAKTNYIIIEYGLESCYDRSLAFINRGHTFADSVKALEKTAAFGLKAGVHLIFGLPGETDQEIVAQAPILSKLPITTLKIHQLQVVKNTVMADQYKQTPEKFRFYALNEYIDLVIDFVERLDPSIVIERFAGEVPPRFLEGPNWGPMRYDVVLQRIEKRFEERNTWQGKLWPIEKDT; this is translated from the coding sequence ATGGAATACATTTGGGGGCATCAACGCCGGTTTAATGGTTATTCAGAATACTTCAAGCGTCAGTTTGGGGGCCGGGTACAAAAGGTCTCCGTGGATGCCGGATTTACATGTCCCAACCGCGACGGTTCTATTGGTACCGGAGGATGTACCTATTGCAACAATGATGCTTTCAATCCATCTTATTGTTCTCCAAAAAAATCCATCAGGCAACAGATTGAAGAAGGAATTGAGTTTCACAGCCGCCGCTATCGCAGAGCAGAAAAATTCCTGGTTTATTTCCAGGCTTATTCCAACACCTACGATTCTCTTGAACGGTTGAAAACCATTTATGATCAGGCTTTGGAAGTTGATAGGGTAGCCGGTCTGGTTATCGGAACCCGTCCTGATTGCATCGATGATGAAAAACTGGACTATTTCCAACATTTGGCCAAAACCAATTACATCATCATCGAATACGGACTTGAATCCTGTTACGACCGCTCGCTGGCATTCATTAACCGTGGGCATACTTTCGCTGATTCGGTGAAAGCATTGGAAAAAACAGCTGCCTTTGGACTGAAAGCCGGGGTGCATCTTATTTTTGGGCTACCTGGTGAAACCGACCAGGAAATCGTTGCCCAAGCCCCCATTTTATCAAAACTTCCTATCACAACCCTCAAAATTCACCAGTTACAAGTTGTAAAAAACACGGTTATGGCTGATCAATACAAGCAAACCCCTGAAAAATTCAGGTTTTATGCGCTCAATGAATACATTGACCTTGTGATTGATTTTGTCGAGCGTCTCGATCCTTCTATTGTCATCGAACGGTTCGCCGGTGAAGTTCCACCACGTTTTCTTGAGGGACCCAACTGGGGGCCTATGCGTTATGATGTTGTTTTACAGAGAATTGAAAAACGGTTTGAGGAACGTAATACCTGGCAGGGAAAACTTTGGCCAATTGAAAAGGACACCTGA
- a CDS encoding T9SS type A sorting domain-containing protein → MKKYVLSLLAMFFFGFVAIGQITIYEDNFDSYTSGEQLVLENPVNWTTWSNTPGSAEDPVISSDYSSTSPNSVKITGTNDAVLLLEDKTAGKYNIVFKMYIPAGNLGYFNVLQDFAGASSQWGLQVYFDAGGLGLLDGNGAGAATFTFGYDQWIDLKVFVNLDDDWCMFYVNNALIHEYQWSLGTFGTGTLNKLDGVNFYAWNVGGNPLYYVDNVLYEMVTDNLLVEDFESYTAGQKLVQQAVAQGKDYWTTWSNAPGGAEDPMVSSAQSLSGVNSVVIDGTNDAVLLLGDKVSGAYAVEFNIFVPNGLLGYFNILQLFNGASSEWGMQAYFDQGGLGLVDAGGAGAGVFNYSYDTWIPVKCDIDLNADFAELFIDGTSVVTWVWSTGSFGTGNLKQLGAVNFYAWNVGGTPGAFFDDITFTQTAPPGGDPVINVTPASLTESLEVGQTSTQSITISNTGVVDLDYSILVSYVTALDATSGGHAGRNTAEEAAAMAASTLTADDLSVVTGLNSPSAPANSDDEVLLHYDGENSSAVGLTNGGTYEVAAMFPAAMVGEYIGMEITEVQVYINDPANGYKIKIYGQDLPNRPGALLYEQLFSGVAGAWNTVTLWTPLVNTGGDLWVAYEIVQNLAGVFPAGTDAGPANANGDWIKTGATWARLSVLNPALNYNWNIRAKLVGEPIQAWLSVDPGMGTLEPNMSQDVTVTFNAAGLTAGTYMASINISSNDPATPMVTVPVTLEVGGTGPSLTVVAELDFESIPDWSFTFDPWLALDVDQLPTYGFTNTTFPGAYEPMAYIAFNPATTDPPMTGDAQIQPHGGVRFGACMASTSAPWNNDWMISPQVELGTDSKLTLWVKSYTAQYGLERYKIGVSTTGTNPADFTIISTLPYLEAPATGWEEKMFDLSAYDNETVYVGIQCISQDAFVFMIDDIKIETMTNVGIVDQSTNAFNIYPNPASDVVTINGQVALKQVKVMNYTGQVVYQSAINGMETTFSTRDLSAGMYILQVETAEGWSSQKLMIK, encoded by the coding sequence ATGAAAAAGTATGTACTTTCATTGCTGGCAATGTTTTTCTTCGGATTCGTTGCTATTGGTCAAATTACGATTTACGAAGACAATTTTGACTCTTACACTTCGGGTGAACAACTGGTTCTGGAAAACCCGGTCAACTGGACAACCTGGAGCAATACACCCGGAAGTGCCGAAGACCCTGTGATTTCAAGCGACTATTCATCAACAAGTCCTAACTCAGTAAAAATCACGGGTACGAACGACGCTGTTTTGTTGCTTGAAGACAAAACCGCCGGGAAATACAACATCGTGTTCAAGATGTATATTCCTGCCGGAAACCTCGGTTACTTCAATGTGCTGCAAGATTTTGCCGGCGCCAGCAGCCAGTGGGGTTTGCAGGTGTATTTTGACGCAGGTGGTTTAGGTCTTCTCGACGGTAATGGCGCTGGTGCAGCCACTTTCACCTTTGGATACGACCAGTGGATCGACCTCAAAGTTTTTGTGAACCTTGATGACGACTGGTGTATGTTTTATGTTAACAACGCCCTTATTCACGAGTACCAGTGGAGTTTAGGTACATTCGGAACAGGAACTCTAAACAAACTGGATGGTGTTAACTTCTATGCCTGGAACGTTGGCGGGAACCCATTGTACTATGTTGATAATGTACTTTATGAAATGGTTACAGACAACCTGCTTGTTGAAGATTTTGAATCGTACACAGCAGGCCAAAAACTTGTACAACAAGCTGTTGCCCAGGGAAAAGATTACTGGACAACCTGGAGCAATGCACCTGGTGGTGCTGAAGACCCAATGGTTTCTTCAGCTCAATCACTCAGTGGTGTCAATTCGGTAGTTATTGACGGTACTAACGATGCTGTTTTGCTTTTAGGTGATAAAGTTTCAGGAGCTTATGCCGTTGAATTTAACATTTTCGTTCCAAACGGTTTGCTTGGTTATTTCAACATCCTCCAGCTTTTCAACGGAGCCTCCAGCGAATGGGGTATGCAAGCCTACTTCGACCAGGGTGGATTAGGCCTTGTTGATGCAGGTGGTGCAGGCGCCGGAGTTTTTAACTACAGTTATGATACATGGATCCCAGTAAAATGCGATATTGACCTGAACGCTGACTTTGCAGAGTTATTCATTGATGGCACTTCAGTTGTTACCTGGGTTTGGAGTACCGGAAGCTTTGGCACTGGTAACCTCAAGCAACTTGGCGCTGTTAACTTTTACGCATGGAACGTAGGAGGCACACCAGGCGCCTTCTTTGATGACATCACCTTTACACAAACAGCTCCTCCCGGAGGCGATCCGGTGATTAATGTTACACCTGCCTCATTAACAGAAAGCCTTGAAGTCGGACAAACCAGCACACAGTCCATCACCATTTCAAACACCGGTGTTGTTGATCTTGATTATAGCATCCTCGTTTCTTATGTAACTGCGCTTGATGCTACCTCAGGTGGCCACGCAGGAAGAAACACCGCTGAAGAGGCTGCAGCTATGGCAGCCTCAACACTTACTGCTGATGATCTTTCAGTAGTTACCGGCCTTAACAGCCCATCTGCTCCAGCCAATTCAGATGATGAAGTGCTTCTGCATTATGATGGTGAAAATTCATCTGCTGTTGGTCTTACCAATGGTGGTACTTATGAAGTAGCTGCCATGTTCCCTGCTGCAATGGTTGGCGAGTATATCGGAATGGAAATTACTGAAGTTCAGGTTTACATTAACGACCCTGCAAACGGGTACAAGATTAAAATTTACGGACAAGACCTTCCCAACAGGCCAGGAGCACTGCTTTATGAGCAACTGTTCTCAGGCGTTGCCGGAGCATGGAATACCGTAACTTTATGGACTCCACTGGTTAACACAGGCGGTGACCTTTGGGTTGCTTATGAAATTGTTCAGAACCTTGCAGGCGTTTTCCCTGCCGGAACTGATGCAGGTCCTGCAAATGCCAATGGCGACTGGATTAAAACCGGCGCTACCTGGGCCAGGTTATCTGTATTGAATCCTGCACTCAACTACAACTGGAACATCCGCGCAAAACTCGTTGGCGAACCTATCCAGGCATGGCTAAGTGTTGATCCGGGCATGGGAACACTTGAACCAAACATGTCGCAAGATGTAACTGTTACCTTCAACGCTGCCGGTCTGACTGCCGGAACTTACATGGCTTCTATCAACATTTCGAGCAACGACCCGGCCACTCCGATGGTTACTGTACCTGTTACTCTCGAAGTTGGCGGAACAGGCCCATCTCTGACTGTTGTTGCTGAACTCGATTTTGAAAGTATTCCGGATTGGTCATTTACTTTTGATCCCTGGCTTGCACTTGATGTTGACCAGTTGCCAACCTATGGCTTCACAAACACAACATTCCCGGGTGCATACGAACCAATGGCTTACATCGCCTTTAATCCAGCAACCACTGATCCTCCAATGACCGGCGATGCTCAAATCCAGCCACATGGCGGAGTTCGTTTTGGTGCTTGTATGGCTTCAACTTCCGCCCCGTGGAACAACGACTGGATGATTTCTCCCCAGGTTGAATTGGGGACTGATTCAAAACTTACACTGTGGGTAAAATCCTACACAGCTCAGTATGGACTTGAAAGATACAAAATTGGAGTATCAACTACTGGTACTAATCCTGCTGATTTCACCATCATTTCTACATTACCGTATTTGGAAGCTCCGGCAACAGGTTGGGAAGAAAAGATGTTCGACCTGTCAGCTTACGACAACGAAACTGTTTATGTTGGTATCCAGTGCATTTCACAAGATGCATTTGTATTCATGATTGATGATATCAAGATTGAAACCATGACTAATGTTGGCATCGTTGATCAATCAACTAACGCATTCAACATTTATCCAAACCCTGCCAGCGATGTAGTAACAATCAACGGACAGGTAGCACTGAAACAGGTAAAGGTCATGAACTACACCGGACAGGTTGTTTATCAGTCCGCTATCAACGGAATGGAAACAACTTTCAGCACTCGCGATCTGTCTGCAGGGATGTATATCCTCCAGGTTGAAACCGCCGAAGGCTGGTCAAGCCAGAAGTTGATGATCAAATAA
- a CDS encoding MGMT family protein — MAEEISFFEKVYEVVKLIPYGKVTSYGAIAEYLGTRGSARMVGWAMNASHNNLENIPAHRVVNRKGLLTGKNHFGTPDLMRQLLESEGIGVVDDQIVDIEKVFWNPAEHDKEE, encoded by the coding sequence ATGGCTGAAGAGATTTCATTTTTTGAGAAAGTTTACGAAGTGGTAAAACTGATTCCTTATGGAAAGGTTACATCCTATGGCGCTATTGCCGAATACCTCGGCACAAGGGGCTCGGCACGGATGGTGGGCTGGGCCATGAATGCCTCGCACAATAACCTTGAAAACATTCCCGCCCACAGGGTTGTCAATAGAAAAGGACTACTTACCGGAAAAAATCATTTTGGCACCCCGGACCTGATGCGGCAATTACTGGAAAGCGAGGGAATTGGTGTAGTAGATGACCAGATCGTTGATATTGAAAAAGTTTTCTGGAATCCGGCTGAACATGATAAAGAGGAGTAG
- a CDS encoding peroxiredoxin, protein MENFEVTQMPRIGDMAPDFEAMTTIGKLKFSEYNKGSWVIFFSHPADFTPVCTTEMSEFAVQEEDFAKYNTKLMGLSIDSIHSHIAWVNNVKKNMGILMKFPIVADIDMKVSKLYGMLQPGESETAAVRAVFFMDPNGKIRLIMYYPLNVGRNMDEIWRALKALQASDEHKVAMPLNWKPGDKVIVPPPKTVKEMEEREKSGYEMVDFYLAKKNI, encoded by the coding sequence ATGGAAAATTTTGAAGTGACTCAAATGCCAAGAATTGGCGACATGGCGCCTGATTTTGAGGCGATGACAACAATTGGAAAATTGAAATTCTCGGAGTACAACAAAGGAAGCTGGGTGATCTTCTTCTCCCATCCTGCCGACTTCACGCCGGTTTGCACCACCGAAATGTCTGAATTTGCAGTTCAGGAAGAAGATTTTGCAAAATACAACACCAAACTCATGGGATTGAGCATCGACAGTATTCACTCGCACATAGCATGGGTGAACAACGTGAAGAAAAACATGGGCATCCTCATGAAATTCCCCATCGTGGCCGACATTGATATGAAAGTATCGAAATTGTATGGCATGTTGCAACCGGGCGAAAGTGAAACTGCTGCAGTCCGCGCTGTATTCTTTATGGATCCGAATGGAAAAATCAGACTGATCATGTACTACCCGCTCAATGTTGGCCGAAACATGGATGAAATCTGGCGTGCACTCAAAGCACTTCAGGCTTCCGACGAGCATAAAGTAGCTATGCCACTCAACTGGAAACCAGGCGACAAAGTGATCGTTCCTCCGCCAAAAACCGTTAAAGAAATGGAAGAGCGCGAAAAGAGCGGCTACGAAATGGTTGATTTTTACCTGGCAAAAAAGAACATTTAA
- a CDS encoding Mrp/NBP35 family ATP-binding protein, which translates to MNLTKEKVLDALKEVIYFPKGDNIISLDMVGEINIDANRLSFSLFFDDPKAKNAEIVEKGCREAILKHLGSDVQITGITRKLKVENPLEKIKYIIAIASGKGGVGKSTVAVNLAIALSKQGNRVGILDADIYGPSLPLMFHLVDEKPFAEKRNGRDVIIPIDKYGLKVMSIGFFVDPGQALLWRGPMASNALNQLLRDTDWGELDYLVIDLPPGTGDIHLTLVQEVPVTGVAIVSTPQEVALSDARKAFSMFNSNKIKVPVLGLIENMSWFTPAELPQNKYYIFGKEGGKRLANESGVSLLGQIPLVQSICESGDSGKPIAIEGNNNPVSQAFADLAENIAGRILNMKRTK; encoded by the coding sequence ATGAACTTAACAAAAGAGAAAGTACTCGATGCATTGAAGGAAGTAATCTACTTCCCGAAAGGCGACAATATTATCTCCCTCGATATGGTTGGCGAAATCAATATCGACGCAAACAGGCTCAGTTTCTCATTATTCTTTGATGATCCAAAAGCCAAAAATGCCGAGATTGTCGAGAAAGGATGTCGTGAGGCCATTCTAAAACACCTGGGATCTGATGTTCAGATCACAGGGATCACCCGAAAATTGAAAGTTGAAAACCCGCTGGAAAAAATTAAATATATTATCGCAATTGCATCCGGCAAGGGAGGAGTTGGAAAATCAACCGTCGCAGTAAACCTCGCCATCGCTTTATCGAAGCAGGGCAACAGGGTCGGTATCCTGGATGCGGATATTTACGGGCCTTCATTGCCATTAATGTTTCACCTGGTGGATGAAAAACCATTTGCCGAAAAGCGCAACGGGCGCGATGTGATCATCCCGATTGACAAATATGGATTAAAAGTGATGTCCATCGGATTTTTTGTTGATCCCGGACAAGCGTTGCTCTGGCGTGGTCCGATGGCTTCCAATGCGCTCAACCAGTTGCTTCGCGACACCGACTGGGGTGAATTGGATTACCTCGTGATTGACCTACCCCCGGGAACAGGAGATATACACCTGACACTGGTACAGGAAGTACCAGTTACTGGTGTTGCAATTGTAAGCACTCCGCAGGAAGTTGCCCTTTCCGATGCCCGCAAAGCCTTCAGCATGTTTAATTCTAATAAAATTAAGGTGCCTGTGCTCGGATTGATCGAAAACATGTCGTGGTTCACACCCGCTGAATTACCCCAAAACAAGTATTATATTTTCGGAAAAGAGGGCGGAAAGCGACTTGCCAATGAATCGGGTGTATCGCTTTTAGGACAGATCCCCCTCGTTCAAAGCATTTGTGAGTCTGGAGACTCAGGAAAACCAATTGCCATTGAAGGCAACAATAACCCGGTTTCGCAAGCTTTTGCTGACCTTGCGGAAAATATTGCCGGAAGAATCCTGAATATGAAAAGAACAAAATAA
- a CDS encoding NifU family protein — protein sequence MSIIKEELTKKVQNVIDQIRPYLQNDGGDIEFIELTDENIVNVRLLGACGSCPYSTMTLKSGVENAMKRAIPEIKSVEAVNLDL from the coding sequence ATGAGCATTATCAAAGAAGAATTGACCAAAAAAGTACAGAATGTAATTGACCAGATCAGGCCTTACCTCCAGAATGACGGTGGCGATATTGAATTTATTGAACTAACTGATGAAAACATTGTTAATGTGCGTCTGTTGGGAGCTTGCGGTTCGTGTCCTTACAGCACCATGACGCTGAAAAGCGGCGTTGAAAATGCCATGAAGCGGGCAATCCCTGAAATAAAATCCGTTGAAGCTGTCAATCTTGACCTATAA